From the Veillonellaceae bacterium genome, the window CATGCCGACGCAGTCAAGCGCATCTTCTGCTATGTGAACCGGCATGCCTGTTTCTTTGCTCAAAAGTATGTCCATACTACGAAGTAAACAGCCGCCACCTGTCATTACAATGCCACGGTCCATGACATCTGCAGCAAGTTCAGGCGGGGTCTTTTCAAGCGTTACTTTCACAGCCTCAATTATCCCAAAAACAGGCTCGCTGAGCGCCTGCTGAACTTCACGTGCTTTAATTGTCAATGTTTTAGGTAAACCGGTTACTAAATCACGTCCCCTAATTTCCATAGATTCATCAATATCAGGCATAATGGCTGCGCCGATTGTTACTTTGACCTCTTCCGCAGTCCGTTCACCAATCATCAAATTATAGGTTCGCTTTATATACTGCACAATGGCCTCGTCCATTTCATCACCGCCGATGCGAATAGATCGGCTGGTTACAATTCCGCCTAAAGAAATTACGGCAACCTCAGTTGTACCGCCGCCAATATCAACTACCATATTGCCAGTTGGCTCATGAACAGGTAGTCCTGCGCCTATTGCTGCTGCCATTGGCTCTTCAATTAAATACGCTTCTCTGGCACCGGCCTGAATTGTCGCATCAATTACTGCTCTTTTTTCAACCTCAGTAACACCTGAAGGCACGCCGACAACAACACGCGGTCTTATAAATGATTTACTATCAATTGAGCGGCGAATGAAATATTTAAGCATTGCTTGGGTAATATCAAAATCAGCAATTACACCATCTTTGAGTGGTCTGATTGCAACTATATTACCTGGCGTGCGGCCAATCATTTGTTTAGCTTCTTCGCCAACGGCCAATACTTCGCCAGTGTCGCGCTGAATAGCAACAACTGAAGGCTCCTTTAGTACTATACCCTTTCCCTTAACATGAACCAAAGTGTTGGCAGTGCCAAGGTCTATACCCATATCACGGGAAAATGAATCGAATATCTTCAACATTCCAAATGACCCCTTTCATTCAATAAACAAGCATAACCCTTGTTTGCATTTAGCAATAAAACTCAATTATATTATTCCCTTTTCCTTTAGGCTTACATACCTCTTATCACCAATAATTACATGGTCTAAAACGTTAATACCCAACAGTTTCCCAGCTGCAATCATTTGGTTGGTCAAGTCGATATCCTCTTTGCTAGGGCTTGGGTCGCCGCTGGGATGATTATGAACCAGGATTACAGCCGCAGCTGAAAAATTTATTGCCTGGCGAAATAATTCGCGCGGATGCACAATTGAAGCATTAAGTATTCCAGTTGAAATAATTGGCGTAGCCAAGACATGATTTTTTGTTGATAATAGTATGGCAATAAACAGTTCTTTAGTCTCGAATCTAAGTCGCGGCATCATTAAATAAGCAGCGTCCTGCGGTGATCTTATGACAGGTCGTTCAGCAGCTGCCAAGTTGTTAATCCTCTTGCCCAGTTCGACAGCCGCCGCAATAGTA encodes:
- the radC gene encoding DNA repair protein RadC translates to MNLDKLTIKELPEDERPRERLLVKGPQALSNAELIAILLRTGTKRDSAVSVAQKLLKKYEEAGIAVLSGLTPQELTLEDGIGPAKAVTIAAAVELGKRINNLAAAERPVIRSPQDAAYLMMPRLRFETKELFIAILLSTKNHVLATPIISTGILNASIVHPRELFRQAINFSAAAVILVHNHPSGDPSPSKEDIDLTNQMIAAGKLLGINVLDHVIIGDKRYVSLKEKGII
- a CDS encoding rod shape-determining protein, which encodes MLKIFDSFSRDMGIDLGTANTLVHVKGKGIVLKEPSVVAIQRDTGEVLAVGEEAKQMIGRTPGNIVAIRPLKDGVIADFDITQAMLKYFIRRSIDSKSFIRPRVVVGVPSGVTEVEKRAVIDATIQAGAREAYLIEEPMAAAIGAGLPVHEPTGNMVVDIGGGTTEVAVISLGGIVTSRSIRIGGDEMDEAIVQYIKRTYNLMIGERTAEEVKVTIGAAIMPDIDESMEIRGRDLVTGLPKTLTIKAREVQQALSEPVFGIIEAVKVTLEKTPPELAADVMDRGIVMTGGGCLLRSMDILLSKETGMPVHIAEDALDCVGMGTGMALESIDVLKRVLMSPKKLG